A window of Chloroflexota bacterium genomic DNA:
GCTGTAGCTGCTGGGGTAGGCGGCGCTCATCTCGCCGTAAAGAATGGCACGGTTTGCATAGCGGCCGTTGCAGAACACGGTGTCGGTGTTCGCTGACTTCAGCGCGGCTGCTCTTGCATAGATTCTCTGCAAGGGGCCTCCCAACAATTCGAGTGATTCCATTAGGTGAAAAAGGCTCTGCTGCCACACCTGGGTAGGGGGAAATACACGGATGGCGCGCACGGTGATGATGTCACCGATTCCCGATTTTGCGGACTGAGCGGCGGTCTCGTACTTGTGGGTAAAGTGCACCGGCAGTGCGACGCGTACAGAGCCGCCGGCTGCTGCGAGAATAGCCTCTGCATTCGTATATGAATCGCCAAAAGGCGGATGGATGATTGCCTGCCTGCCGCTTTCCAAGGCGCGGCGCAAGTTAATGGCTCTTGAGGTGACGTCACCGGCAATGTCCGCGAGCCCCTCGCTATGGCTCGGCCACTCATGTGCAACGGGAACGCCGAGAAACGTATTCCGACTGTCGCTGGTGCTATCGGGCTTGAGAATCGCTATAGCCTCCGGCGGCAGCAGGCGTTTGTACGCTTCCACACGTTCAGCGAGATTGTCCGCGCCCACGAGGATTACAGAGTCATTGCGCATAGTTTGTTTCTTCTTGGCCTGGATTCCGGACTTCGCCGGAAAAACTGGTACGTGCCAGCAAACGTCATGTTGGCAGCCAGCCGCGTTGGGCGGCGCACAAGACGCTCACCGTCAGTGCTGCCTCCGGCTGCTTGCCGTCGAGAACTTGCTGCAAGAGGTCCCTTGCGGGCACGAGCTCAACCTGCATGATCTCGAACTCATCACGCTTTGGTGCATGATAGTCAAGTTCGGTTGCGAAGTAAAGACGCATCGTGAGCGGCAGCAATGGTGCGCTGGGATGATACAGACCTAACGGTCTAATCTCTCTTGCCCGGTACCCCGTCTCCTCCTCCAACTCTCGCAGTGCGCCGGATGGGGGGTCTTCACCGGGATCGAGCGCGCCTGCAGGCACCTCGAGCGTGGTGCTACGCAACGGGTGGCGGTATTGCCGCACCAGCACGGCTTCGCCAGCGTCGGTAAGCGCCAAGATGGCAACCGCATCGCGGCGAATGTCCAGGTACGTGTAGAGCATGCGCCTGCCGTCAAGCTCCGCTTCCAGCACGTCTTCCCGCACCGGGAAGCGTCCACTGTAGGCCACTTTCGATTCAATTACCTTCCAACCCAGCGGCGGATCGGCGTCGTCGCCTGGACTATTACCCACGATTATTCCTACTTCCAAAGGGGCTAATTATTATGGACGCTCTCTCGTCGTTTGAAGCTGCCGCAGGTGCATGCGCACCATCCTTAACTCCTCATACGAATAGTCGTCACCGAGTTGCTCTTTGACCGGCGCTAGGCGATAATCGCTGTCAGCCTGGCGGAAGGCGTCCGCAATGTGCTTGCAACGGTCGGGCGGGGGGAGCATGTGTATGACGTCGAGGGTTTCATTCGTCTCGGCGATGCGCTCTAGATGCGTAATCACCGTGCCGGGCGACAATTCGCGCCGTGCGGCGATTTCCTGGACGTTGAGTCCTGCACGTGCCAGCTCCAGAGTGTGCTTCTCGGTTTCATTTAGGTGCAAGCGGCGTTCAGATGCAGTGCCGGACTGTCGCAGCCGCGATACTACGGCGGAGGGTCGGCGGCCCAATTCTGACGCAATTTCATCAATTGAGCGTCCCGCTTTGTAGAGAGCGGTGAGCTGTTCGTCTTCTTCGTATGTCCACTTCTCGTAAGCACGGGGATGAGAATCTCGGACTTCCTCTGAGTCTGAATTGGCTCTCGCGTGCGTGGTTCCCTCTGAGGCAGGAGGCGGATTGGCGCCGCCACACTCCTCTACGTGTTGACGGATTTCGCCGATGAACCGATCACCGAACTGGCGCAGTTTGTCTTCACCTACACCCTTGACCTGGAGCAGCGCCGCACGGTCGGTTGGGAGATATGCAGCCATCTGCCGCAGCGAGACATCGGGAAAGACTACGTAGGCTGGCACGGCTAACTCAGCGGCCAATTCCGCGCGCAGGGCGCGTAGCTTTTCGAATAAGGTTTTGTCGGGTTGCTGCTCCACTGATGGGTTCGGCGGAGGATGTCCAATGAGCGTCACAGACTCTCGGTTCTTGAGTAGGGCCTTCCCTTCTGAGGTTACGTAAAGCGTTGGGTAACTGCTGGTCGAGCTGCGCGCGATGAGGTCTTTGTCGATGAGCTGGTCGACGATGTCCTGCAGCTCTTCCTTGGTCATGTCTCGTGCGATGCCGTGGACCGGCAGCGTGTCGTGGTGAAATTGCAGAACCCGACGCGAGCGGCTGCCGCGCAGGACGTCAACGACGTGGTTCATCCCAAACCTCTCGCCCGTCCGTATGACTGCCGACAGCACCTTTTGCGCGATTTCAGTGCCGTCAAATGTGTGTGTGGCCTCCACTTGCCGCGTCTTGGCAAGGCAGACGTCGCAGCCACCGCAATTCTCTTCCCGCCACTCTTCCCCAAAGTAGTCCAGCAGGAATGCCCTCCGGCAGGTCTTCGCTTCGCTGTAGGCTACCATCCTGGCAAGTTTTTCCGCGGCATGCGCCCGCTCTGCGTCATCCTCGATCTGGTTAATGAAGTAATCTTGGTTGATCTTGTCGCCGTACGAGTAGAAAAGCACGCATGCGCTTGGCTGTCCGTCGCGCCCGGCGCGTCCGGTTTCTTGGTAGTAGCCCTCGATGGTCTTTGGCAGGTCATAGTGTGCAACCAAACGCACGTTCGGCTTGTCCACCCCCATGCCGAACGCGATTGTCGCCACAATGATCGGGACGTCATCTCCCAGGAATCGCTCTTGAGTCTCCCGGCGCACCGTGTCGTCCAAGCCGGCGTGATAGGGCAGTGCATTGAAGCCGTGACTGCATAGCTCGGCGGCAAGGCTCTCTGTATTCTGCCGGGAGAAGCGATAGACGATGGCGGCGCCGCTGCGATGCTCGTCCAGCAATTTTACAAGCGCTGCAAAGCTCCGCCGCTTGGGTCTAACGTCATACGTCAGGTTTGGCCGGTTGAAGCTGGCGACGAATCGGGCGGCGTCGGGCATACGTAGTTGGTCGAGGATGTCCTGCCGCACGCGTTCCGTCGCAGTGGCTGTGAGCGCGATTACCGGCACCGCAGGGAAGTTATCCCGCAGCACTTGCAGCGTGCGGTAATCGGGCCGGAAATCGTGACCCCACTCGGAGATGCAGTGCGCCTCATCTATGGCGATCAGTGCGAGTTTCACAGCGTGAAGAAAGTCCCGAAACTGCTGCATGGCCAAGCGCTCGGGAGCAACGTACAGGATGTCGAGGCGGCCTTTGTAGGCGGCCACTTGCACGCGCCGCGCTTGCGCGGCGCTCATGGTGCTGTTGATAAAGTCGGCGGCAATGCCGCGGCTCTTCAGGGCATCAACTTGATCTTTCATCAACGCAATGAGCGGGGAAACGACTAACGTTAAGCCTTCGAGACAGAGCGCGGGCAATTGGTAGCATAAAGACTTACCGCTGCCTGTGGGCATCAATGCTAGAGAATCTTGACCATGCAAGACATGCTTGATGACGTTTTCCTGGAGTGGCAGAAAACTCTTGTGCCCGAACTTTGCTGCCAGCAAAGTCCCAAGATCGTTTGCGAGTTCAGGATTGATGCTTACACGTGCCATTGATGTACCCCATTCCCTTCAGCCAGCGGTGCGAGCGTCTGCCTACGAGCAACGTATGGATTCATGGCTAAAGAGCTCGCGGAGGGACCGGATGGTCGAGGCGCCGCGGTCGCTGCGTTCGGCATGGCGGTCGATCAGGACTGCGCGCATACCGATCGCCAGGGCCGGCTCGATGTCGAACCGCACACTGTCGCCGACGTAGAGTGCGTGTTCGGGCGCGATATTGGCCTCTGCAAGCGCGAGCGTAAAGATGGCCGTATCCGGCTTTTCAAGGCCGACGCAGCCCGAAAGCACTTGCGTGGGGAAATACCGACTAATACCCAGGTACGGAATAAGCTCCATGCCCCAGGCTTCCCAATTGGAAATCAGTCCTAGAGTGTATCCCGCTCCCGCCAATTGCTCTAGCACCGGAATTGCGTCAGGATAGAGCGCGTAACCCTGCGGTCTGCTCAGTCTGTTATAGATGTGCAAGGCATATGTAGCGCGTTCAGTAGGTGAGATCTTGAGTTCTTGTAAGAGTTCAGTGTAGTAGCCAATCCAAAAGGCGTACGAGCGCTCATGCGATAGCGACCACCCTCGATTGCTGGGGTCATCGAAATCCGGTGAGACTATTGCGGCCGCGCTCGCAATCTCGCGATGCGGAATGGGATGTCCAAGATCGGCAAGGGTCTGAGAAATGTGTTCCGTTACCGAAGGATATGCCGTCGCCAGGGTGCCGCCTAGATCGAAGAATATGCCCTTGAGCGTGTTCTGTCCCATGGTTTCTTGCGGAGCGAGAGCCAAGTATAGGCTATGTGGTTCAGCTTCGTGGATAGCTTGTATTGTCCGTGGGTGAGTCGGGATGTGTCAACCGTGCCTCCGGGCATTCAAGTTATCCAACTGTAGTCTGCTACAGGTTGCTGGGTGGATCGACGTAGGTTAGTAGCTGATTTTCTGCATGCAGTCTCGTTGCAGAACGTAACTGCGACCGTAGTGCCATAGCTCTGGTCAGGGCAACTTCGGCTGGCTAAAATTTGGAGTGTTGCAGGATCTTGCTAAGGAAGGGAATCTCCGTGGATGTTGAACGAGAGCGGTTGCGTGAGTTATTGCAGAAGGAAGCGATCAAAGAAGGTGACTTCATCTTGAGCTCCGGTCAGCGGGCGAGCTACTACATTGATTGCCGCCTCGTTACGTTGTCGGCTGAAGGAGCTTTCCTGACAGGTCGCGTGATGCTCAGGGCGCTGGGCGAACCCCTGCCGGATGCTGTGGCCGGTATGTCGGTGGCTGCGGACCCCGTGGTGACGGCCGTTGCAGTTGCCAGCTTTACCGCAGGCGCGTCTGTCCCGGCGCTGATTGTGCGCAGCCGCGCCAAGGAGCACGGCACCGGAAAACAAGTGGAAGGGCCTCTGCAGCCCGGAATGCGCGTGGCGATTCTAGAGGATACGGTGACAACGGGCGGTTCGGTGTTGCGTGCTGCGGAGGCGGTTAAGGACGCGGGTGCTTGCGTAACTGGCATCTGGACTCTGGTGGATCGACTGCAGGGCGGCGCGGTGGAAATAGCGGCGGCTGGCTACAGATATGGGCACATATTCACGATCGAGGACCTGGGAGTTGAGCCAACGATGAACGAGAGTTGACGTTGGATTGCGTTTATACGATTCAAGACCAGCAGTATCTGTAGACGTTTGTGCGCTTTCCCGCTGACCGAAGAACGCCGTTTCCGTTCGTGCTGAGCCTGTCGAAGCACGAACGGAGATGTTTGCTGTACAGCAACCGGGAAAAGGAACTTGGCTAAATCGGAACTAATGGTCAAAACCCCGCTTGGGACTACATAATCCAAGCTCGAGGATGGCGCGAGTGAACCTTGAGGATACCATTGCCGCTGTGGCTACGCCGCCGGGAGAGGGCGCCATCGGGATTGTCCGCTTGAGCGGCCGTGAAGCCTTGGCGATCGGCAGGCATTGCTTTCGGCGGCAGAATCCCGGCAAGTGGCAGAGCCACCGGTCGTATGTCGGGCTCGTGTTCGATTCGGTACGTGACGAGCGCGTGGACCAGGCCCTCTGCACCTACATGCGTGGGCCGCACTCGTACACGGGTGAGGATGTATTCGAATTTTCTTGCCACGGCAGCCCGGCGGTACTGCGGCGGACGCTTGGAATGCTCTTGGATCACGGCGCGCGTCTGGCTCAACCGGGCGAATTTACGCTGCGGGCCTTTCTCAACGGCAAACTCGATCTGGCGCAAGCCGAAGCGGTAATGGACGTCGTGCAAGCACGCACGGGCAAGGGGCTCTCATTTGCGCTCGACCAACTGGAAGGCCGTTTGTCGCGTCAGGTGCAGGAGTTGCGCCAGCAGGTACTCGGCTTGCTCGCACGCCTGGAAGCGAACATCGACTTCAGTGAAGACGACGTGCCGGCGGTCCCTTCCCACGAGGTGGCAGCGTCCGTAGCACTCATGCTTTCCGGCGTGAATCAACTGCTAGCCACTGCTCCCAGCGGCGCCGTGGTGCGTGATGGCGTGCCCGCCGTGCTGGTAGGTCGCCCCAATGTCGGTAAGTCGAGCTTGTTGAATGCGTTCTTGTCGGCAGACCGAGCTATTGTGACGGATATTCCCGGCACAACACGCGACGTGCTCGAGGAAACCGTTGACGTTGGCGGCATACCGCTGCTGTTGGCCGACACCGCGGGTATTGCGGAGACGCAGGATGTGGTCGAGCAAATTGGTGTGGCACGGAGCCGCGCGTCGTTGGCGGCGGCCCGCCTGATCATCGTGGTCTTGGATAGCAGCATGCCGCTCCAACCTACCGACCGTAGGGTAATCGCGGATGTCAAGGATGCTCAGGAAGGAGACCCCGAGCGGCAGGCGATAATTGCATTGAACAAGGCCGACAAGCCGCAGGTACTGTTTCCAAGGGACGTAATGGACCTGCTGCCAGGCTGCTCGATTGTGCTGACTTCCGCAGTCTCCAGCGACGGCCTCGACGCACTGCGAGCTGAAATCGGCCGGAATTTGCTGCAAGAAGGGCTGCAGACGGAAAGCGCCATTATCACCTCGGCCCGCCACCAGGCGGTATTGCTGGAAGCGCAAACTACGCTTGAGGAGGCGCGTTGCGCGGCAGCAGACGGCCTCCCGGAAGACTTTGTCTGCATCGGATTGCGCGCGGCACTCAATGCGCTGGGCGAGCTAACGGGCGAAAGCGCGTCAGAGGACCTGCTCGACCGCATTTTCGGCGAATTCTGTATTGGTAAGTAGGCAGAATGCCGGACTAGCGATTTTACCGGTGCTCTTCCTGCGAATTGTTGAGGCGATTCCACAACTGTTGCGCGGCATTCCAAAGTAAGAGGGCGCACGCGCCGCCGAGCAGATCGACCGCCACGTCCTGCCACGTGGCGCTTCTCCCTGGCACAAAGGACTGGTGAAACTCATCGCTCAGGGCGTAGATGGCGACAATGACGAATGCCAAAGGCTGGATGATGGGGTGGGAGAAACGGGAATATATGGCCCGATACCAGAGCAGGGCCAGCACGGCGTATTCAACAAAGTGAGCGCCATACTTTAGGAGTTGGTCCAACAGACTATGCGAGAGCGACGGCAGTGTAGGTTGGGCGGAGCCGTAGTAGATGAGGGCCATCCAGAGTAGTGGAGGCGCCCAGAAGAACAGGAAATTGCGCATGCGGCCAGGAAACTCGCTAGACAGCTACGCTATGTCGTTGGGAAGGTTTGCAAAGATTAGCCTCCGCTGGACGCCGGGCAGCGCCACTAGCCTTAAACGTTTAAGTGAATGCCAGCGATTTATCAGGAGACCGGAGACTCTTCCGGCAGGAGAGCAATCTGATCGGGCTGGGCGCGGCTGCGCTTCCACTCTTGGTACTCGGCAATCTCTTCAGCAATGCTGTCGATGTCTTCAAAGTGGCGGTAGACTGAGGCGAACCGCACGTAGGCAACTTCATCGAGAATGCGCAGGCGCTGCATCACTTTG
This region includes:
- a CDS encoding NUDIX hydrolase → MGNSPGDDADPPLGWKVIESKVAYSGRFPVREDVLEAELDGRRMLYTYLDIRRDAVAILALTDAGEAVLVRQYRHPLRSTTLEVPAGALDPGEDPPSGALRELEEETGYRAREIRPLGLYHPSAPLLPLTMRLYFATELDYHAPKRDEFEIMQVELVPARDLLQQVLDGKQPEAALTVSVLCAAQRGWLPT
- the recQ gene encoding DNA helicase RecQ, with translation MARVSINPELANDLGTLLAAKFGHKSFLPLQENVIKHVLHGQDSLALMPTGSGKSLCYQLPALCLEGLTLVVSPLIALMKDQVDALKSRGIAADFINSTMSAAQARRVQVAAYKGRLDILYVAPERLAMQQFRDFLHAVKLALIAIDEAHCISEWGHDFRPDYRTLQVLRDNFPAVPVIALTATATERVRQDILDQLRMPDAARFVASFNRPNLTYDVRPKRRSFAALVKLLDEHRSGAAIVYRFSRQNTESLAAELCSHGFNALPYHAGLDDTVRRETQERFLGDDVPIIVATIAFGMGVDKPNVRLVAHYDLPKTIEGYYQETGRAGRDGQPSACVLFYSYGDKINQDYFINQIEDDAERAHAAEKLARMVAYSEAKTCRRAFLLDYFGEEWREENCGGCDVCLAKTRQVEATHTFDGTEIAQKVLSAVIRTGERFGMNHVVDVLRGSRSRRVLQFHHDTLPVHGIARDMTKEELQDIVDQLIDKDLIARSSTSSYPTLYVTSEGKALLKNRESVTLIGHPPPNPSVEQQPDKTLFEKLRALRAELAAELAVPAYVVFPDVSLRQMAAYLPTDRAALLQVKGVGEDKLRQFGDRFIGEIRQHVEECGGANPPPASEGTTHARANSDSEEVRDSHPRAYEKWTYEEDEQLTALYKAGRSIDEIASELGRRPSAVVSRLRQSGTASERRLHLNETEKHTLELARAGLNVQEIAARRELSPGTVITHLERIAETNETLDVIHMLPPPDRCKHIADAFRQADSDYRLAPVKEQLGDDYSYEELRMVRMHLRQLQTTRERP
- a CDS encoding HAD-IA family hydrolase; translation: MGQNTLKGIFFDLGGTLATAYPSVTEHISQTLADLGHPIPHREIASAAAIVSPDFDDPSNRGWSLSHERSYAFWIGYYTELLQELKISPTERATYALHIYNRLSRPQGYALYPDAIPVLEQLAGAGYTLGLISNWEAWGMELIPYLGISRYFPTQVLSGCVGLEKPDTAIFTLALAEANIAPEHALYVGDSVRFDIEPALAIGMRAVLIDRHAERSDRGASTIRSLRELFSHESIRCS
- the pyrE gene encoding orotate phosphoribosyltransferase, which produces MDVERERLRELLQKEAIKEGDFILSSGQRASYYIDCRLVTLSAEGAFLTGRVMLRALGEPLPDAVAGMSVAADPVVTAVAVASFTAGASVPALIVRSRAKEHGTGKQVEGPLQPGMRVAILEDTVTTGGSVLRAAEAVKDAGACVTGIWTLVDRLQGGAVEIAAAGYRYGHIFTIEDLGVEPTMNES
- the mnmE gene encoding tRNA uridine-5-carboxymethylaminomethyl(34) synthesis GTPase MnmE, which encodes MNLEDTIAAVATPPGEGAIGIVRLSGREALAIGRHCFRRQNPGKWQSHRSYVGLVFDSVRDERVDQALCTYMRGPHSYTGEDVFEFSCHGSPAVLRRTLGMLLDHGARLAQPGEFTLRAFLNGKLDLAQAEAVMDVVQARTGKGLSFALDQLEGRLSRQVQELRQQVLGLLARLEANIDFSEDDVPAVPSHEVAASVALMLSGVNQLLATAPSGAVVRDGVPAVLVGRPNVGKSSLLNAFLSADRAIVTDIPGTTRDVLEETVDVGGIPLLLADTAGIAETQDVVEQIGVARSRASLAAARLIIVVLDSSMPLQPTDRRVIADVKDAQEGDPERQAIIALNKADKPQVLFPRDVMDLLPGCSIVLTSAVSSDGLDALRAEIGRNLLQEGLQTESAIITSARHQAVLLEAQTTLEEARCAAADGLPEDFVCIGLRAALNALGELTGESASEDLLDRIFGEFCIGK
- a CDS encoding VanZ family protein produces the protein MRNFLFFWAPPLLWMALIYYGSAQPTLPSLSHSLLDQLLKYGAHFVEYAVLALLWYRAIYSRFSHPIIQPLAFVIVAIYALSDEFHQSFVPGRSATWQDVAVDLLGGACALLLWNAAQQLWNRLNNSQEEHR